DNA sequence from the Podospora pseudocomata strain CBS 415.72m chromosome 2 map unlocalized CBS415.72m_2.2, whole genome shotgun sequence genome:
GTCCGTCTGCAAAAAAGAAACGGCCGGAAAacggggagaggaggcaaaAAGACAAATGGTTGTAATTCACTACACTaccttgttttgtttcgcgtccttttttgtttgttttcgtCATTCATCCTTGTCATTACTTATCATGATACTGGGTTCTGGGCggcttgtttttttgttgcttttttttctttctcatgCCCTTTTTCCCCGTTTTTTATGTTTTATTGGGGATACAAATGTGACCTAACCAGAGTTTTTTTTACTTGATTATGATAGGGTCTGaaaaaggaagaagagaagagaacaTGATAGCCTCCGTTTCTTCTTTGCGAGTTTTCCGCGACACATTTCTTCACCGTTTCTCTACATTTGAGCCGAGACCGACTGCACCCGCTGCTGCATATTCATGCAGATCTCGACAGACCCCGGCTCTTATTTTACCCTCCGCGTGGCAGACACGGCACACACACGATTCCCGCCCGTCCGTCCGTCCGTCTACGAACCGAATTGTTACTTGCCGTCCGAACGGGTTCGAATGACGACATTGCTTTGTCCGTTTGGGCAGACTTTTTGATTCAAGGTGTATAtgcttttttgggggggaggggcgggggggCGTGTTGGTTTGTTTATACTTTTTTATATACCTTtttgggggaagaggactacgatggctgtgatgatggggtatTTTGTGGCTTTCCATGGCGTTCCTTGTTTCTGCTAATTTTCGACTTACATGCGAGCAGAGAGATGTTGGAATAGGGGGAGACTTTGAGGTGATtatgatggttgtggtgctggGTGTTTGGATAGGAGAGGGAAATGTGTTAGTTTTTGCATagtggtgatgaagatggtgatATGATTGCGAGAATAAGAGATGAGAATGTTTGAAAGAACgagatggaagaagatgtGAAGGTGTGAGAAAATGAGACAAGCGGTCGTTCGAGCTGAGGaagctgagggggagggggaggtctCTTATACCCAGGGTGGCTGAAGTGTGAGTTGGGGCTGTTATTAAAGCGGCTGGACGGCAAGGGCGGCGGGCGGACGTTGATGAGAAGTGGGGAATTTACCGCTGTGAGCCAGGGGAATGGATGTGACCCcagtggtgggatgggagaggagagaaggtTTGTTGATGTGACACTGCATGAACGGTGTGCATGGAACGGGGCGGCCGTGGGGGAACGGGAGGATTGGGGTGCTAAGCTGTGGGCCAGATAAGTTCAAAGAGAGATAGAGAGAAGTTTGAGAGACTATTTAATCGCTTTGAGAAATCACATTTTGCTGGCTGCAGTTGACGCCGTACAGATACATTTATCACTTTCTTGTGGGGGGTAAGATTTTGGAGCGAGGAAACGGGATATTTCCAAGCCTTTTTTCTCAGTCTTGACATTTTTTTCTGACAAGAGAAAGGGGTTACATTCCAGATGGACCCCCTTGTTCTCAACCGAAACCAGCTTTTTCTTCGGTGGTGTGTTTTAAGGGTGTGGTGCTTCATGCTACCAAGACCACCACACACGCCATCTTGGATGATAAACCACctcaaaaagaaagaaacgaGGACAGCCAAGGTGCGGCGTGGATGGTTGGGGAGATACCTATGCGAGAAATAGGGGTATTGCAGATGTTATCAAGATACTGGTCAATCTGGTCGAATCTTGAAtggctttttttgttgtttcttTTCACATGTGAACCTTGACGGATGAATTGGAACAAGACGATCGACAAAAGATAAAACAAAAGATCGACACTCCCAACTACcgagaggaggttgggcgCTGTGGAGCGGGAAAGCCGGTGCCTCCGTCCGCGGGTGCTGCCGTTGCAGAGAAGGATTTCCAGGCCTGGAAGCAATCGCCGAAgcgttgaggaagaaggggaaaactCACCGAACATTTGTGCCGCGCCTATAAGACGCCCAGAAGTCAATGCTGCAACGTTGGCTGCACTCGGCGCAACCGGGGAGACGCAAGTTCAACACCCGGTTTTTTGACGCTATTTCTGACGAGATAACGGCGATGTTTTGCCAAAATTTGGATGTTGTGAGTTGTTTGAAGATATCCACCTGGATATATCCACTTTATGCCAACTTGACCGTTGGATGTTGGGGTGACAGGTGGAGTGGGCAGACAGGAAGTGGAACATCGTTACTTCGCTGGCTTCTtgctttcttcttcccccctgAAATTGACAACACAGCAACAGGGAAACAGGCAGAAATCAGGCATTTGACTTGTCAAACAGAGAAATATTTTTCCAGCGAGAAGTTTGAAGGAAACGGTGTTGGACCTGGCTCCGTTTTGTTCGATGCAACGACATTCATGTAGGTCAAGCTGGAACCAATGTCTCGAAACTGCAGGACGAATGTCTTGGGCGGTGGGATATTTCTTTTTCTTACTCGCGGTTCGGTGGTAATCTGTACCACACAGTGTGAGGTTCAAAAGAAGATGAACCGCGCCGGGTAAGACATGCAGATTTGTTCGGAGAGATTTTTTttcgatggtggtggcggtggctcGCCTACCTCTATCATGCAAGATTGGGCGGTCAAGATCACCGATTCATGAGATTTCTGTTCATCGAGAAGATGCCATGCCGTCTGCGTAGGAAACTTAGTTCATCAATCCCGAGTTGACTTGCAGTTCGCTGCAGGGGATGAGATTTCGGTAACGGCAAACCAGAGTGTGCCACGGACATTTCATCAATCGTGATCGGACGGAGGAACGTGAGCCGCACGTGGCTCCCATGCCGTGAGTAACACCCATGTCTAATATCATGAACTTAACACTGCTAAATTtcccttggtggtgagcatATTCGGTCGTTCGATGTTTGGGCAGGATCAAAAGGGATTGCTAGGACCAATCTCCTGCCGCCTGCCGAGCATCTTCAAGACATCTGTCGTCGGCAGTGTATCCCGGTTGCCGAAATGCGTGATACTACTCCGTAACGGACAAGGACGGCGACTGGAGACAGATTCAAGGGGTTTCGGTATTCTCCGAGGCAGGTTAAGCCGGGCAATGTGGGATCGTTGGAATGGCGCCAGCGACCTCGGCAGAGGTACCGCAACGATGGCAAGACGGGAGAAACAGAGGAGGATTGTTTCAGTGGTATTGGATGTTATGTAAGCGGATGTGGTATCAGGCGGCAGTGTAGGTAGAACTCAGATGGAAGAGTCAGTTCTAACACGGGTTAGCAAGCTGTAGAATGATTATAAGCCTGTAGATTTAGGTAGACAGAGAGTTGACAACATCTTTCGGCGCAAACCGACGACAAGCGGAGGGAGGTTATTGCTGAATTTCTTCGGATTTGCGGTCTCAGCCCAGCTTGTGAGCCGGCCCGCTCCCAGCACGCCACTAATGGCCCGCTACGGATGCACGACCGACGCGCCGCGGGCACTGACAGGAGCTCAAAGCGCAAGGCGATGCCTCATTCCGAGACACAAGCCTCAGGTCTGAACAATCAAGCATTTTGCTATTCCCAAAACATTTGTAGTCAGTGGGGATCGTTGCATTTGTTTTGCGACTGAAGTATCTCATGAAAAATCCCACCGAATCTGCGCCTCTGTGAGGCATGcttaaccctaaccctcaaGCCTTGCCAGCCAGCGACAACCCAAACATGCAGTAAGGTATTTGATGTTTGCGAATGAGCATTTTGTTAAAATTCAACACTCGGAAAAGATGGCAGTAAAAAGCAACCAGTTTCTTCCTGCGTGGTAATGAATCGCACTGGGTAATATTCAACCTTTGAAGTCCAGGTCTTGGCACTATTTAAGGTTGATTGCCGCTGGCAACGGTTGGCTGCAGGTGTAAACAACAGTGGCAGTCACAAAGGAGGGGTCAATCTTCACACCTGGCTTCGCACCTGTCTTCGCACCTGCCTTCACATCACAAAACCACCCACAGCATCATTTGGCTGTAGTCAACCCTCAATTAAAGGTGTCACATATGCATCTCAAATCTCATCCGGTCCATTTGCTAAGCCTGTTGTTTTAACAGCTTCCCCTGTTGGACTTTTGATACTTTCGAAAGTAAACAAACGTCCAATATCACAATTCACAACTTACCACAAGCCCTTCATATCAACAGTCATTTCAATTTAATCACAACTCACAAACCAAGATGGCCTCCGCCTCTCTCCTATCTCACAAAGCGGGCGGCACCAGCCAACACTCTGCAGCCCTCCTACCTTCAgaccaaccaccatcatatcaagaaaagaaaagttGACAATCAAAACTGGCCTTTTTCAAGACGAAAAGGGGCCTTCTCATTATTGTTCTCATACTTGTAATAATAGGTGGCGGGCTGGCAGGGTTGGCAGCTCTCCCAAAACACAATGACAATGGCTCCGAGGAAGcgttggatggggggaggatgattcAGAAGGATGAGTATTTCTACGGGGGCTCAGAGCCGGTCTACCCCTCTCGTAAGTGGatgactttttctttttggcggTGACATGATGGAGTGAGAACTGACAGATATGGCATCAATAGCGGAAATGACTGGTTCTGGGGAGTGGAAAGAGGCTTTCAATAGAGCCAAGGAGTTTGTGGGCAAAATGACACTTGATGAGAAGGTATTCTACCGCCACGTCTGGATTTATTGTGACGAACGAAACTGACAGGAAGCGCAGATCAGCCTCACTTCAGGAACCAACTCCGAGACCTCTTGCCCTGGCTTCTTGCCTGCCATCTCACGCCTAAAATTCCCGGGTATGTGTCTGGCTGATGCTGGACAGGGTGTCAGAGGGACAGATTTTGTTAGCAGCTGGGCGAGTGGCATTCATGTTGGGGCCAGCTGGAACAAGGAACTCACTCTGGCAAGGGGCAAAGGTATGGGTGGTGAGTTCAGAACGAAGGGCGTCAACATTCTTCTGGGACCTGTAGTTGGGCCAGCTGGACGGGTTGTCAGTGGTGGAAGAAATTGGGAGGGCTTTGCCAGTGACCCTTATCTGTCCGGcgtgttggttggtgagaCTGTCAAGGGGATTCagggagttggggttgtcGCCAGCACAAAGGTATGTTATTATCTCGAAACTTCAAGTTGACGCTGAGGCTGACGACATATTCAGCATTTCATTGCCAATGAGCAAGAGACCAATAGAAACCCCAACAACGGTGTGGAGGCTGTCTCGTCAAATATAGATGACAGAACTATGCACGAGATTTACTTGTGGTAAGTGACGCGGAACTAACAATGCTAAAGAGCAAGCGTTGACGACGAAACCGCAGGCCCTTCCAGGATGCCGTACGCGCCGGAACGGGAAGCATCATGTGCTCCTACCAGAGGGTCAACAACTCGTACGGCTGCGCAAACAGCAAGACGCAAAATGGACTGCTCAAGACTGAACTTGGGTTTCAGGGTAGCGTTGTGAGCGACTGGGGAGCTCAGCACGCCGGGGTTGCCACAGCTGAAGCAGGCATGGATATGGCTATGCCAAATGGCGGTGACTTTTGGGGCTCACATCTCAAAGACGCCATCAAAAATGGAACGGTGCCCGAAAGCAGGCTAGACGATATGGTCCTCAGGTATGTCGGGTGCATTCTCTCCGTGTGTGTGAAAAGTTGTTGACCCAAGCAGAACAATCGCTTCTTGGTATCAAATGGGCCAGGACAATGACTTTCCTACGCCAGGTATCGGTATGCCCAAGGACCTCACCAAGCCACATCGCATTATCGATGCAAGAAACTCTTCCTTCAAATCCACCCTATTTGATGGTGCGGTTGAAGGTCACGTCCTGGTCAAAAACATCCGCAATGCCTTGCCGCTCAAGAGCCCCAAACTGCTGTCTATTTACGGCTACTCCGCCAAGAACCCCGACGAAAACAACCCAACAGATGGCCTCTCTCCCTGGCTGATGGGATCGGGATCCTTTGACTACCAGGAGTTTGGTGCAGGCTTCTTTGGCTGGTCAGGCGCAACACCAGGAACGACAGGCATTGCTTTTAACGGAACACTGTACTCTGGTGGCGGATCAGGGGCAACATCTCAGTCTCTTGCCATTTCACCATATGACGCCATCCTTCAGCAAGCCTACGAGGACGATACAGCCCTCTTCTGGGACTTCCACAACGGCAAGCCGGCAGTGGATCCTGTCTCCAGCGCGTGTCTGGTATTCGGTAACGTCTGGGCTGCAGAAGGCGCAGATAGACCTGGCCTTCGAGACGATTACACCGACGAGCTGATCCTCCACGTCGCCAGCCAGTGCAACAACACTGTTGTGGTTTTCCATAATGCTGGTATAAGACTCGTTGAAGAATTTATCGGCCACCCCAACGTCACAGCAGTGATCTTTGCCCATCTCCCAGGACAAGCATCCGGGAAGGCGTTGGCATCTATCCTCTATGGAAAGGAGAACCCTTCAGGTAAACTGCCTTATACTGTTGCGCGCAACGAAGACGACTATGGAGTCATGCTCAGGCCTGACAAGCCGGAGGGCATCTTTAAGTATTTCCCTCAGAGCAACTTTACCGAGGGTGTGTTTGTCGATTACAGGCACTTTGACGAAAAAAAGATCAAGCCTAGGTTTGAGTTTGGGTTTGGCCTGAGTTACACTACCTTTGGGTATTCCAATCTTGCTGTTGAGAAGAATGGCAACAGAAGCTTTGAGGAGTTTCCCAAGGGGAAGACTGTAGAGGGTGGTCAGGAGGACTTGTGGGATGCACTGGTTAGAGtggaggctgaggttgagaacaagggggaggtggaggggaaggaggttgcgCAGTTGTATTTGGGGATTCCGGGGACGAGAGAGGAAAAGGTACCTATTAGGCAGTTAAGGGGGTTTGAGAAagtgttggttggggtgggggagacgaagaaggtggtgtttgagctgacgaggagggatttGAGTATCTGGGATGTGAGGGCGCAGAagtggaggttggggaagggggagtataacgtcgaggttggggggagtAGTAGGAATTTGCCTTTGTCTGGGAAGTTCACTGTGTAAGACGGTTTTTTACAGATTGAAAGATGGGATGGCGCTTTGGATTTCCCATTGGGGTTATGTACGACATGTGTATGAGTTATGAATGTGAGCTATGGAGGATGTTGGGCTAGTGTTCAATACGACTACAAGATACACGGGACCCTCGATCTCTACGTCAGTTTCCCCAAGATCGCACTTCGATGATGAGTTGGAGCTCAATGGCCATTGAAGCGGATCTTCACCCCGGAAATGGCATATATCCGGCCCGCACCGATTTACCCGGCAGCTCCTCCCCGATGCGACCCCCGTCGTTCGTCACCCGGCCACTTGAGGCTCAATGCGGGCCACATCTTGGCTCCTATCATGAATCACGGTTCGGCTGAAGAGCTTCCACTTTGGAGATCGTCGTGAGGGGAAAAGAGGAGTACGCGTGGTGCGCCGTGATGGCCCTCTGCATGAACAAGAGTCTCGCGCAGATTGCAGTGCCCTTGGAATCTGCAATATGGATTTCATTAACCTTCTTGTCCCGCTTCCGTGGCGCTGGTAAAGGTGTGaatggggaaaagaaaaagcggaggatgatgctgctTTGCTGCAGGGGTGTAATTGAGGTGATATAAAGTGCATATATTTCCCCCCCTCGTCCACTGATTCTAGAGTTTGTTCGCCTCAGGGACAACCTCAGTTTTGGCTTTCCCTCGCACACAAGATGCgtctctccacctcccttcTCGCCGCGGCGGGAGCTGTCCCCCTTGCAACCGCCCAGCTCCACGAGCTcgccgtcaaggccggcCTCCAGTACTTCGGTGCTGCGACTGACACCCCCGGCTTCCGCGAGCGCGAGCCCTACCCCGAATCTTATTCCCAATACGACGCCATCCTCGAAGACCCCAAGGAGTTCGGCCAGACGACTCCCACCAACGGCCAGAAATGGCTGTTTGTCGAGCCTGAGCCAGGCGTTTTCAACTTCACTGAGGGTGACTACGTTGCCGATTTGGCCAACAGGACTAACAAGATCCTCCGCTGCCACGCCCTCGTCTGGCACAGCCAGCTTGCCCCTTGGGTTGAGACCACCGAGTGGACCAAAGAGGGTTTGAGGGAGGCAATTGTCAGACATATCACCGAGGTGGCTGGGTATTACCGTGGCCGGTGTGCCCATTGGGATGTGTTGAATGAAGCCCTTGATGAAGACGGGACATACAGGAAGAGCGTGTTTTACAATGTGCTCGGGGAGGAGTACATCCGGCTTGCCTTTGAGACGGCTGCCAAGGTCGACCCAGAGGCGAAGTTGTACTACAATGACTACGGAATCGAGAGGCCGGCCAGTGTCAAGACTGCGGGCGCGGTGAGGCTGGTCAAGATGTTGAAGGATGCCGGGATCAAGGTTGATGGCGTGGGGATGCAGGCGCATTTGCATGCGGACAACCACCCGAGTGAGGCGGATTTGATCAACACTATTGGGATGTAtaaggaggtggtgaaggaggtcGCGTTTACCGAGTTGGATGTGAGGATCAAGGTGCCGGTTGATGAGCAGAAGCTGCAGTGGCAAAGTGAGTGCTACCAGAAGGTTGTGGGGGCGTGTGTGAAGACGAAGGATGTTTGTGTGGGTATCACGATTTGGGACTTTTATGACCCTTTTAGCTGGGTGCCCCATGTGTTTCCGGGTAATGGGgcgagtttgttgtggtttgAGGACTTCAGCAAGCACCCTGCGTATGATGGGATGGTGAACTACTTTGGGGAGTTGATTGAGGCCCAGGGTGGTAATTCTACGTGCTCGTAGAGCCTCGCAGTAGTGATGGAAACGACGCTATGCTACAAAAGACTCTGTTCTGGAAATAAAAGCAGTGCGTTTCTGACCAGAAACCGTGTCATGTCTTGTATCAAATCCAGACCAGCTCCACGACAGACTCTTCCCTCCCTTTAGACACCTTCCCAGCCATC
Encoded proteins:
- a CDS encoding uncharacterized protein (CAZy:GH3; COG:G; EggNog:ENOG503NVBN) — its product is MIQKDEYFYGGSEPVYPSPEMTGSGEWKEAFNRAKEFVGKMTLDEKEAQISLTSGTNSETSCPGFLPAISRLKFPGMCLADAGQGVRGTDFVSSWASGIHVGASWNKELTLARGKGMGGEFRTKGVNILLGPVVGPAGRVVSGGRNWEGFASDPYLSGVLVGETVKGIQGVGVVASTKHFIANEQETNRNPNNGVEAVSSNIDDRTMHEIYLWPFQDAVRAGTGSIMCSYQRVNNSYGCANSKTQNGLLKTELGFQGSVVSDWGAQHAGVATAEAGMDMAMPNGGDFWGSHLKDAIKNGTVPESRLDDMVLRTIASWYQMGQDNDFPTPGIGMPKDLTKPHRIIDARNSSFKSTLFDGAVEGHVLVKNIRNALPLKSPKLLSIYGYSAKNPDENNPTDGLSPWLMGSGSFDYQEFGAGFFGWSGATPGTTGIAFNGTLYSGGGSGATSQSLAISPYDAILQQAYEDDTALFWDFHNGKPAVDPVSSACLVFGNVWAAEGADRPGLRDDYTDELILHVASQCNNTVVVFHNAGIRLVEEFIGHPNVTAVIFAHLPGQASGKALASILYGKENPSGKLPYTVARNEDDYGVMLRPDKPEGIFKYFPQSNFTEGVFVDYRHFDEKKIKPRFEFGFGLSYTTFGYSNLAVEKNGNRSFEEFPKGKTVEGGQEDLWDALVRVEAEVENKGEVEGKEVAQLYLGIPGTREEKVPIRQLRGFEKVLVGVGETKKVVFELTRRDLSIWDVRAQKWRLGKGEYNVEVGGSSRNLPLSGKFTV
- a CDS encoding uncharacterized protein (EggNog:ENOG503NVX1; CAZy:GH10; COG:G), which codes for MRLSTSLLAAAGAVPLATAQLHELAVKAGLQYFGAATDTPGFREREPYPESYSQYDAILEDPKEFGQTTPTNGQKWLFVEPEPGVFNFTEGDYVADLANRTNKILRCHALVWHSQLAPWVETTEWTKEGLREAIVRHITEVAGYYRGRCAHWDVLNEALDEDGTYRKSVFYNVLGEEYIRLAFETAAKVDPEAKLYYNDYGIERPASVKTAGAVRLVKMLKDAGIKVDGVGMQAHLHADNHPSEADLINTIGMYKEVVKEVAFTELDVRIKVPVDEQKLQWQSECYQKVVGACVKTKDVCVGITIWDFYDPFSWVPHVFPGNGASLLWFEDFSKHPAYDGMVNYFGELIEAQGGNSTCS